A section of the Polynucleobacter sp. AP-Jannik-300A-C4 genome encodes:
- the rsxB gene encoding electron transport complex subunit RsxB, with amino-acid sequence MNIKQTKELADRLEDILPQTQCTKCSYPDCRAYAEAMATGEALPNRCPPGGVEGIQRLSAILKPIFPQDAFDLHPRIDPECGIERPRPVAFIDPKTCIGCTLCIQACPVDAIVGASKQMHVVLSEWCTGCDLCIPPCPVDCITMIDVSGEKTGWDAWSPELAGLARARYEARDLRLDREQRDNDERLAKKAAAKLQAVNAESPDSEEALKEQERKRAIIAAAIARAQQKK; translated from the coding sequence ATGAACATCAAGCAGACGAAAGAACTTGCCGATCGTCTCGAGGATATCCTTCCTCAAACCCAATGTACTAAATGCAGCTACCCAGACTGTAGAGCTTACGCAGAAGCGATGGCGACAGGTGAGGCTCTACCTAATCGTTGCCCACCTGGAGGCGTAGAGGGCATCCAGAGGCTTAGCGCCATCCTGAAACCTATCTTTCCTCAGGACGCATTTGATCTTCACCCCAGAATCGATCCTGAATGTGGCATCGAGCGCCCTAGACCGGTTGCTTTTATTGACCCTAAGACTTGTATCGGCTGCACCTTGTGTATTCAAGCATGTCCTGTGGATGCCATTGTTGGCGCCTCTAAGCAAATGCATGTAGTCTTAAGTGAATGGTGTACTGGTTGTGATCTCTGCATACCACCCTGCCCTGTAGATTGCATCACCATGATTGATGTTAGTGGCGAGAAAACTGGCTGGGATGCTTGGTCACCAGAATTAGCAGGGCTTGCACGAGCGCGATATGAAGCGCGCGATCTACGATTGGATCGCGAGCAACGCGACAATGATGAACGGCTAGCAAAGAAAGCGGCTGCGAAATTGCAAGCAGTCAATGCAGAAAGTCCGGACTCAGAAGAGGCACTTAAAGAGCAAGAGAGAAAGCGTGCCATCATTGCCGCAGCCATTGCGAGAGCACAGCAAAAAAAATGA
- a CDS encoding DUF1841 family protein — protein MFNPTREEVRRFFCDTWKKKTEDQILTPMEMIASDWMVEHPEYHAVLADPEGAVAQDYTPERGETNPFLHLSMHLSISEQISIDQPPGIKEIFESLTKKLGSKHEAQHAMMECLGQVMWEAQREGQPLSPEKYLEALKKLN, from the coding sequence ATATTTAACCCCACTCGTGAAGAAGTGCGTCGTTTTTTTTGTGACACTTGGAAAAAGAAAACCGAGGATCAAATCCTGACGCCAATGGAAATGATTGCTAGCGACTGGATGGTAGAACACCCGGAATATCATGCAGTGTTGGCGGACCCAGAAGGTGCGGTTGCGCAAGACTACACACCAGAGCGCGGTGAGACCAACCCCTTCTTGCATCTTTCAATGCACCTGTCGATTAGCGAGCAAATATCCATTGATCAACCGCCAGGAATAAAAGAGATTTTCGAAAGCCTGACTAAGAAACTAGGCTCTAAGCATGAGGCTCAGCACGCCATGATGGAATGCCTTGGTCAGGTAATGTGGGAAGCGCAGAGAGAAGGCCAACCTTTAAGCCCCGAGAAATATTTAGAAGCATTAAAGAAGCTAAATTAG
- the aceA gene encoding isocitrate lyase codes for MADRKAEIAALQKDWDTNPRWKGITRGYTAEDVVRLRGSLKIEHTLAKHGAERLWELVNNEAYVNCLGALTGGQAMQQVKAGVQAIYLSGWQVAADGNSYAAMYPDQSLYPVDSVPKMVERINNSFQRADEIQTAKGINKGDAGYIEYFAPIVADAEAGFGGVLNAFELSKALIKQGAAGVHFEDQLSSVKKCGHLGGKVLLPTTESVQKLISARLAADVMGVPTIILARTDAEAADLLTSDYDANDKPFLTGERTAEGFYKTRKGLDQAISRGLAYAAYADMVWCETGTPDLDFARKFAEAIRAKFPGKMLAYNCSPSFNWKKNLDDATIAKFQRELGAMGYKYQFITLAGIHSMWYNMFDLAQDYMQRGMTAYIEKVQEPEFAARDRGYTFVSHQQEVGTGYFDDVTTVIQGGKSSVTALTGSTEEEQFH; via the coding sequence ATGGCAGATCGCAAAGCAGAAATCGCAGCACTACAAAAAGACTGGGATACCAATCCACGCTGGAAGGGTATTACTCGTGGATACACAGCTGAGGACGTTGTACGTCTTCGTGGCTCATTGAAGATTGAGCACACATTGGCTAAGCATGGCGCAGAGCGTCTCTGGGAGTTGGTCAATAACGAAGCTTACGTTAACTGTTTAGGCGCATTGACAGGTGGTCAGGCAATGCAACAAGTTAAAGCTGGCGTTCAAGCTATTTACTTGTCAGGTTGGCAAGTTGCCGCTGACGGTAACTCATATGCAGCGATGTACCCAGATCAATCTTTGTATCCAGTTGACTCAGTTCCAAAGATGGTTGAGCGTATTAATAACTCATTCCAACGTGCTGATGAAATTCAAACCGCTAAAGGCATCAATAAAGGCGATGCTGGTTATATCGAGTATTTCGCTCCGATCGTTGCCGATGCAGAAGCTGGTTTTGGTGGCGTATTAAACGCATTTGAATTAAGCAAGGCATTGATTAAGCAGGGCGCGGCTGGCGTTCACTTCGAAGATCAACTCTCTTCTGTTAAGAAGTGCGGTCACTTAGGTGGAAAAGTATTGTTGCCTACTACTGAATCTGTTCAGAAATTGATTTCTGCACGTTTAGCAGCTGACGTAATGGGTGTTCCAACAATTATCTTGGCTCGTACTGATGCTGAAGCTGCTGATTTGTTGACATCTGATTACGATGCAAATGACAAGCCATTCTTGACAGGCGAGCGTACAGCTGAAGGTTTCTACAAAACACGTAAGGGCTTGGATCAAGCGATCTCCCGTGGTTTGGCATATGCTGCTTATGCTGATATGGTTTGGTGCGAAACGGGTACGCCTGATTTGGACTTTGCTCGTAAATTTGCAGAAGCAATTCGCGCGAAGTTCCCGGGCAAGATGTTGGCTTACAACTGCTCACCATCTTTCAACTGGAAGAAGAACTTGGATGACGCAACGATTGCGAAGTTCCAACGCGAATTAGGTGCAATGGGTTACAAGTATCAGTTCATCACATTGGCTGGTATTCACTCAATGTGGTACAACATGTTCGACTTGGCGCAAGACTACATGCAGCGTGGTATGACTGCTTACATCGAGAAAGTACAAGAGCCAGAATTCGCTGCTCGTGATCGTGGTTACACATTCGTATCCCATCAGCAAGAAGTCGGTACCGGTTACTTCGATGATGTTACTACTGTGATCCAAGGTGGTAAGTCTTCAGTAACAGCATTGACTGGTTCTACAGAAGAAGAGCAGTTCCACTAA
- a CDS encoding DMT family transporter: MNKETKGMLIGFVGILIFSLTLPVTKIVLVSFNPYFIAFGRALLAGLFALAYLLYTKASLPTKSDLVKLVVIALGVIFGFPILTTIAMEEGSSAHGAVILGMMPLATTVIGVIRFKERPSLGFWLVSILGAGLVVVYALLKNSGSFTYIDVLLVLGGICACVGYVEGGELSRKMSPPQVISWALVISLPVNLVATYFSFDATYWSANSFTWMCFFYLGLFPMYLGFFFWYGGLAIGGIARVSQVQLVQPFCTLIAASLILGDRLTLMNMIFAFLVVSTVVLSKRMLVKRH, encoded by the coding sequence GTGAATAAAGAAACCAAGGGAATGCTGATTGGCTTTGTTGGCATATTAATTTTTAGCCTCACTCTGCCTGTTACGAAGATTGTTCTAGTCAGCTTTAATCCCTATTTCATTGCGTTTGGAAGAGCTCTCTTAGCTGGTCTATTTGCATTGGCTTATCTCTTATATACAAAAGCGTCGCTTCCCACTAAGTCTGACCTGGTGAAGTTAGTTGTCATCGCCTTGGGGGTGATATTTGGATTTCCAATTTTGACAACAATCGCAATGGAAGAGGGCTCATCAGCCCATGGTGCAGTGATTTTGGGGATGATGCCCTTAGCTACCACTGTAATTGGCGTTATTCGTTTTAAAGAGCGACCATCTCTTGGGTTTTGGCTAGTTTCAATATTGGGCGCAGGATTGGTTGTGGTTTATGCACTTCTTAAAAACTCCGGGAGTTTCACCTATATTGATGTCCTCTTGGTGCTTGGTGGTATTTGTGCCTGTGTTGGCTATGTGGAGGGTGGTGAGTTATCTCGCAAGATGAGTCCGCCGCAAGTGATTTCTTGGGCCTTGGTTATTTCATTGCCGGTGAATTTGGTGGCAACGTATTTCTCATTTGATGCTACTTATTGGAGTGCCAACTCTTTTACTTGGATGTGCTTCTTTTATCTCGGCTTATTTCCGATGTATCTCGGTTTTTTCTTTTGGTATGGAGGCCTTGCTATTGGTGGGATTGCCAGAGTGAGTCAAGTGCAACTGGTCCAACCTTTTTGTACGCTAATTGCAGCTAGTCTTATCCTGGGCGATCGACTAACCTTGATGAATATGATCTTTGCGTTTCTGGTGGTATCAACGGTAGTGCTGAGTAAAAGGATGCTCGTTAAGCGGCATTGA
- a CDS encoding HIT family protein codes for MTNCVLCKDELKPEEGQLIWRGDDCRIILVNDPDLPGFCRVIWNRHVAEMTDLSYGEREHLMALVFAVEEAVRHVMRPDKVNIAALGNMVPHIHWHVIPRFKDDAFFPGSAWSQRIQETPTNKIAERKQLADQLPISIKAAIAALS; via the coding sequence ATGACTAATTGCGTACTTTGTAAAGACGAACTCAAGCCAGAAGAAGGCCAGTTGATTTGGCGCGGTGATGACTGTCGCATCATCCTTGTAAATGATCCCGACCTGCCGGGTTTTTGCCGCGTGATCTGGAATCGCCATGTCGCAGAAATGACTGACCTGAGTTATGGTGAGCGTGAGCATCTCATGGCCTTAGTATTTGCGGTGGAGGAGGCGGTGCGTCATGTAATGCGCCCAGATAAGGTCAATATAGCCGCGCTCGGAAATATGGTTCCGCATATACATTGGCATGTCATTCCGAGATTCAAGGACGATGCTTTCTTTCCGGGGTCAGCTTGGTCGCAAAGAATCCAAGAGACCCCCACTAATAAGATCGCAGAGCGAAAACAGCTTGCCGATCAATTGCCTATTTCAATCAAAGCCGCTATCGCTGCGCTCTCATAA
- the nth gene encoding endonuclease III, translating to MNLEKRQAFFELLRENNPHPETELEYSSPFELLIAVLLSAQATDISVNKGTRQLFKIANTPQALLDLGEEGVKPFIQHIGLFNSKGRHIQETCRLLIDKHGGEVPQNREELEALPGVGRKTANVILNTAFGQPTMAVDTHIFRVSNRTGLAPGKDVVKVEEQLLKRVPKEFLMDAHHWLILHGRYTCKARNPDCAQCIVEPLCGFKQKTGKGKVRGNI from the coding sequence ATGAATCTTGAAAAGCGCCAGGCCTTCTTTGAATTACTCAGAGAGAATAATCCCCATCCTGAAACTGAACTGGAATACAGCTCCCCGTTTGAATTACTCATCGCGGTTTTGCTCTCAGCACAGGCAACCGATATTTCAGTAAATAAAGGTACTCGCCAGCTGTTTAAGATTGCCAATACACCTCAAGCACTTCTTGACCTGGGCGAAGAAGGTGTTAAGCCCTTCATTCAACATATCGGATTGTTTAACTCTAAAGGCAGGCATATTCAAGAGACTTGCCGACTGCTCATAGATAAACATGGTGGTGAAGTACCCCAAAATCGTGAGGAGTTAGAAGCGCTTCCAGGTGTCGGTAGAAAAACTGCGAACGTCATTCTCAATACCGCCTTTGGTCAACCCACTATGGCAGTCGATACTCATATCTTTAGAGTATCCAATCGGACAGGATTGGCGCCCGGTAAAGATGTTGTGAAGGTTGAAGAACAGTTACTGAAGCGTGTGCCAAAGGAGTTTTTGATGGATGCTCACCATTGGCTTATTCTGCATGGTAGGTATACCTGCAAGGCGCGCAACCCAGATTGCGCGCAATGTATTGTTGAACCACTCTGCGGCTTCAAACAAAAAACTGGGAAAGGAAAAGTTCGTGGCAATATTTAA